One window from the genome of Hemitrygon akajei chromosome 4, sHemAka1.3, whole genome shotgun sequence encodes:
- the LOC140726903 gene encoding putative nucleotidyltransferase MAB21L1 — MIAAQAKLVYHLNKYYNEKCQARKAAIAKTIREVCKVVSDVLKEVEVQEPRFISSLNEIDSRFEGLEVISPTEFEVVLYLNQMGVFNFVDDGSLPGCAVLKLSDGRKRSMSLWVEFITASGYLSARKIRSRFQTLVAQAVDKCSYRDVVKMVADTSEVKLRIRDRYIVQITPAFKCTGIWPRSAAHWPLPHIPWPGPNRVAEVKAEGFNLLSKECYSLSGKQSSAESDAWVLQFAEAENRLLLGGCRKKCLSVLKTLRDRHLELPGQPLNNYHMKTLVSYECEKHPRESDWDESCLGDRLNGILLQLISCLQCRRCPHYFLPNLDLFQGKPHTALENAAKQTWRLAREILTNPKSLEKL, encoded by the coding sequence ATGATTGCTGCACAAGCCAAACTAGTCTACCACCTGAACAAATACTATAATGAGAAGTGTCAAGCTCGAAAAGCTGCAATAGCCAAAACCATCAGGGAAGTGTGTAAAGTAGTGTCAGACGTACTCAAGGAAGTGGAAGTGCAGGAGCCACGGTTTATCAGCTCGCTGAACGAAATCGACAGTCGCTTTGAAGGATTGGAGGTAATTTCCCCTACCGAATTCGAGGTAGTCCTCTACTTGAACCAGATGGGTGTTTTCAACTTCGTGGATGATGGCTCCTTACCTGGCTGCGCCGTGCTGAAGCTAAGTGACGGTCGTAAAAGGAGcatgtctctgtgggtggaattcATTACGGCTTCGGGATATCTCTCTGCACGTAAGATCCGCTCCAGGTTTCAGACACTGGTGGCTCAGGCCGTGGACAAATGTAGTTACCGGGACGTTGTGAAGATGGTGGCCGACACCAGCGAGGTGAAACTTCGGATCAGGGACCGCTACATAGTGCAGATCACCCCCGCTTTCAAATGCACTGGGATTTGGCCGAGGAGCGCGGCGCACTGGCCGCTGCCTCATATCCCATGGCCTGGGCCGAACAGGGTAGCGGAGGTCAAGGCCGAGGGGTTCAATTTACTCTCCAAAGAGTGTTACTCCCTTTCTGGCAAACAGAGCTCAGCCGAGAGCGATGCCTGGGTGTTACAGTTCGCCGAGGCCGAGAATAGGCTTCTATTAGGGGGCTGTCGGAAGAAATGCCTGTCTGTTCTCAAAACTTTGCGCGATCGACACCTTGAACTCCCCGGACAGCCTCTCAATAATTATCACATGAAAACACTCGTTTCCTATGAATGTGAGAAACATCCCAGAGAATCGGACTGGGACGAGTCGTGTTTGGGAGATCGCCTAAACGGGATTCTACTGCAGCTCATCTCCTGCCTTCAGTGCCGCAGATGTCCACATTATTTCTTACCCAATCTAGATTTATTTCAGGGCAAACCACATACCGCTTTGGAAAACGCAGCAAAACAAACCTGGCGTCTGGCGAGAGAGATACTTACTAATCCCAAAAGCTTGGAAAAACTTTGA